A region of Vespula vulgaris chromosome 1, iyVesVulg1.1, whole genome shotgun sequence DNA encodes the following proteins:
- the LOC127069822 gene encoding cellular tumor antigen p53, which produces MSNSNEFSDWQESFLFEDAVYDQLRKEMIDNNLPLLTKEIMEDIQEEKYNVHNYSNQENTLEEQDQEQFYPRPEAIPTKEEFPGHLNFQLLLPNQNAPKHWVYSQNLQKVFINMEQTLPLRFKWDPPLDGLYLRTSMVFSLDQYRNDPVQRCHNHMAQSNRSNQDIDPRIIKHVVRCTDPLSMYEENNEHLSIVTPLRTPQVGSQYVQMYFKFFCKNSCTSGMNRRPTELVFTLEDHMYKVIGRRRLLVRVCSCPKRDKEKEEAEAMNTLPNAKKRKLSAPSNKKVMLPSCDTHVYNVQLNVVGKENYLAVMKYAYDVMAGQASRTGQFEFFKPYMDDILHKMP; this is translated from the exons atgtcgAATTCCAATGAATTTTCTGACTGGCAAGAATCATTCCTATTCGAAGATGCTGTATATGATCAATTACGCAAGGAAATGat TGATAACAATCTACCtttattaacaaaagaaataatggaagatatacaagaagaaaaatataatgtacacAATTATTCAAATCAAGAAAACACATTAGAAGAGCAAGATCAAGAACAGTTTTATCCAAGACCTGAAGCCATCCCTACAAAGGAAGAATTTCCAGGACATTTGAATTTTCAATTACTTTTACCAAATCAGAATGCACCAAAACATTGGGTG TACTCTCAGAATCTTCAAAAAGTATTTATCAATATGGAACAAACACTGCCTTTACGATTCAAATGGGATCCACCTTTAGATGGCTTATATTTGCGCACATCTATGGTATTTAGTTTGGATCAATACAGAAATGATCCAGTACAAAGGTGCCACAATCATATGGCACAATCAAATCGTAGCAATCAAGACATAGATCCCAGGATCATTAAGCACGTGGTTCGTTGTACAGATCCATTAAGTATGTATGAAGAGAACAATGAACATTTATCTATAGTTACACCGTTGCGCACGCCACAAGTCGGTTCACAGTATGTacaaatgtattttaaattcttttgtaaaaatagTTGCACATCCGGGATGAATCGTAGACCAACAGAACTTGTATTTACATTAGAAGATCATATGTACAAGGTTATTGGGCGTCGTAGATTATTAGTTAGAGTCTGTAGTTGtccaaaaagagataaagaaaaggaggaagctGAAGCTATGAATACTTTACCtaatgcaaaaaaaagaaaactttcagctccttcaaataaaaaagttatgtTACCATCGTGCGATACACATGTTTATAATGTTCAATTAAATGTTGTTggcaaagaaaattatttagcAGTTATGAAATATGCTTATGATGTTATGGCTGGTCAAGCATCGCGAACGGGACAgttcgaattttttaaacCTTATATGGatgatatattacataaaatgccgtaa
- the LOC127069450 gene encoding testis-specific serine/threonine-protein kinase 3-like isoform X2 → MTSVPPVKTKVNEVKNLNEKYGEMTDKRLTVLETHGYAIGNVIGVGSYATVKVAKSERHNSQVAIKIISKFQAPGDYLKKFLPREIEVVKGLKHPNLIRFLQAIETTHRVYIIMEYAQNGSLLDIIRHDTYIDEGRSRRWFRQLLEAVDYCHEKGVVHRDIKCENLLMDNNLNIKLSDFGFARGHMKPKNGTSPLSETFCGSYAYASPEILKGIPYRPQLSDIWSMGVVLFAMVYGRLPFDDTKYTLLLKQVQNKVTFPKEPDVSSACQSLISRILVAQRHRLLINNIRKDVWLTMSSVAMQTSTINENDSSMAIKQTKSKENHVQHMKTMNDKDSLKMQDVKNTKNINTDTSKYDVNIQLQNALTNDCYNHGQNQNSYFE, encoded by the exons ATGACATCAGTCCCTCCAGTAAAAACCAAAGTGaacgaagtaaaaaatttgaatgaaaagTATGGAGAAATGACAGATAAAAGATTAACAGTACTTGAGACACATGGTTATGCTATTGGAAACGTAATCGGCGTGGGTTCTTATGCGACAGTCAAA GTTGCAAAATCAGAGCGACACAATAGTCAAGtagcgataaaaataatttcaaagtttCAAGCACCAggtgattatttaaaaaaatttttacctCGTGAAATCGAAGTTGTTAAAGGATTAAAACATCCAAATTTAATTCGCTTTTTACAAGCTATCGAAACGACACATCG ggtatatataattatggaGTATGCACAGAATGGTAGCTTACTTGATATCATAAGACACGATACTTATATCGATGAAGGTCGTAGTCGCCGATGGTTTCGTCAACTTCTTGAAGCTGTTGATTATTGTCATGAAAAGGGTGTAGTTCATAG GGATATAAAgtgtgaaaatttattaatggataataatttgaatattaaattatctgATTTTGGTTTTGCACGTGGTCATATGAAACCAAAAAATGGAACATCACCTCTTAGCGAAACTTTCTGTGGTAGTTATGCTTATGCTTCTCCAGAAATATTGAAGGGTATACCTTATCGACCACAGTTATCAGATATATGGTCTATGGGTGTAGTACTTTTTGCTATGGTTTATGGACGACTTCCTTTTGATGATACAAAATATACTCTTCTTTTAAAg cAAGTACAAAACAAGGTCACCTTTCCTAAAGAACCAGATGTATCTAGTGCTTGTCAATCCCTCATTAGTCGTATACTTGTAGCACAACGCCATCGCTtacttattaataacattagaAAAGACGTATGGTTAACTATGTCCAGTGTAGCTATGCAGACATCTACTATAAATGAA aatgaTTCATCAATGGCAATTAAACAAACAAAGTCTAAAGAAAATCATGTACAACATATGAAAACTATGAATGATAAAGATTCGCTTAAAATGCAAGACGtgaaaaatacgaagaatATTAATACTGATACTTCTAAATATGATGTCAATATTCAATTGCAAAATGCTTTAACGAATGATTGTTATAATCACGGGCAAAATCAAAACTCgtattttgaataa
- the LOC127069450 gene encoding testis-specific serine/threonine-protein kinase 3-like isoform X1: MTSVPPVKTKVNEVKNLNEKYGEMTDKRLTVLETHGYAIGNVIGVGSYATVKVAKSERHNSQVAIKIISKFQAPGDYLKKFLPREIEVVKGLKHPNLIRFLQAIETTHRLVKFDIKNISIYIIINEQVLVTTSYKQKRVYIIMEYAQNGSLLDIIRHDTYIDEGRSRRWFRQLLEAVDYCHEKGVVHRDIKCENLLMDNNLNIKLSDFGFARGHMKPKNGTSPLSETFCGSYAYASPEILKGIPYRPQLSDIWSMGVVLFAMVYGRLPFDDTKYTLLLKQVQNKVTFPKEPDVSSACQSLISRILVAQRHRLLINNIRKDVWLTMSSVAMQTSTINENDSSMAIKQTKSKENHVQHMKTMNDKDSLKMQDVKNTKNINTDTSKYDVNIQLQNALTNDCYNHGQNQNSYFE, translated from the exons ATGACATCAGTCCCTCCAGTAAAAACCAAAGTGaacgaagtaaaaaatttgaatgaaaagTATGGAGAAATGACAGATAAAAGATTAACAGTACTTGAGACACATGGTTATGCTATTGGAAACGTAATCGGCGTGGGTTCTTATGCGACAGTCAAA GTTGCAAAATCAGAGCGACACAATAGTCAAGtagcgataaaaataatttcaaagtttCAAGCACCAggtgattatttaaaaaaatttttacctCGTGAAATCGAAGTTGTTAAAGGATTAAAACATCCAAATTTAATTCGCTTTTTACAAGCTATCGAAACGACACATCGGTTAGTAAAATTTGACATTaagaatatatcaatttatataattattaacgaacaagTCCTTGTAACAACGtcttataaacaaaaaagggtatatataattatggaGTATGCACAGAATGGTAGCTTACTTGATATCATAAGACACGATACTTATATCGATGAAGGTCGTAGTCGCCGATGGTTTCGTCAACTTCTTGAAGCTGTTGATTATTGTCATGAAAAGGGTGTAGTTCATAG GGATATAAAgtgtgaaaatttattaatggataataatttgaatattaaattatctgATTTTGGTTTTGCACGTGGTCATATGAAACCAAAAAATGGAACATCACCTCTTAGCGAAACTTTCTGTGGTAGTTATGCTTATGCTTCTCCAGAAATATTGAAGGGTATACCTTATCGACCACAGTTATCAGATATATGGTCTATGGGTGTAGTACTTTTTGCTATGGTTTATGGACGACTTCCTTTTGATGATACAAAATATACTCTTCTTTTAAAg cAAGTACAAAACAAGGTCACCTTTCCTAAAGAACCAGATGTATCTAGTGCTTGTCAATCCCTCATTAGTCGTATACTTGTAGCACAACGCCATCGCTtacttattaataacattagaAAAGACGTATGGTTAACTATGTCCAGTGTAGCTATGCAGACATCTACTATAAATGAA aatgaTTCATCAATGGCAATTAAACAAACAAAGTCTAAAGAAAATCATGTACAACATATGAAAACTATGAATGATAAAGATTCGCTTAAAATGCAAGACGtgaaaaatacgaagaatATTAATACTGATACTTCTAAATATGATGTCAATATTCAATTGCAAAATGCTTTAACGAATGATTGTTATAATCACGGGCAAAATCAAAACTCgtattttgaataa
- the LOC127069425 gene encoding glycerol kinase-like isoform X1 has protein sequence MNKNDSMSRYGPLVGAIDEGTSSARFLVFAAETAEILTYHQIPIITFYPKEGWVEQDPMEILNAVKECLRQTVFNLQQLTIDPTDIVAIGVTNQRETTIVWNSVTGKPLYNAIVWMDMRTTSMVDEMLDRLKTKNKNYLKSLCGLPINHYFSALKLKWLLENIPEIQEALANEQCMFGTVDTWLIWNLTGGVNGGVHTTDVTNASRTMLMNIRTLKWDPRLLSFFEIPLCILPQIRSSSEIYGYIQGNILHGVPISGCLGDQQSALVGQLCFQKGQAKSTYGTGCFLLYNTGSAIVESSRGLLTTVAYQFGPNAPPTYALEGSIAFAGAIINWLRDNLGMLSSAEESEVIAGKISVDNHITFVPAFSGLYAPYWKKDARSVICGLTERSTKAHIIKAALQSVCFQVKDILETMKNDAGITLSKLLVDGGMINNNLLMQMQADIAGIPVIRPIIAETTALGAAIVAGSAEGIRKWNIKDSFIPTDVFLPSITEDESNILYSQWKKGIKRSIGWSRAIETDDDDFMKYMHKITGPGLFIISTMILLVLAKYRSFI, from the exons atgaataaaaatgattccaTGAGTAGATATGGACCTCTCGTCGGTGCAATTGATGAAGGCACGAGTAGTGCTCGATTTttg GTATTTGCTGCAGAGACAGCTGAAATATTAACTTATCATCAAATTCCAATCATTACTTTTTATCCAAAGGAAGGATGGGTTGAACAAGATCCtatggaaatattaaatgCAGTTAAAGAATGTCTTCGTCAAACTGTATTTAATTTACAGCAATTGACTATAGATCCAACTGATATAGTTGCTATTGGGGTGACAAATCAAAGAGAAACAACAATCGTATGGAATTCTGTTACAGGAAAACCATTGTATAATGCAATtg tATGGATGGATATGAGAACTACATCTATGGTTGATGAAATGTTAGATAGattaaagacaaaaaataagaattatctGAAGTCTTTATGTGGTTTACCTATCAACCATTATTTTAGtgctttaaaattaaaatggtTACTGGAAAATATACCAGAAATACAAGAAGCATTAGCAAACGAACAATGTATGTTTGGGACAGTAGATACTTGGCTAATTTGG AATTTAACTGGAGGAGTAAATGGTGGTGTTCATACTACAGATGTTACAAATGCTTCAAGAACTATGCTTATGAATATTAGAACTTTAAAATGGGATCCaagactattgtcattttttgaAATACCATTATGTATTCTGCCACAAATTCGAAGTTCATCAGAAATTTATGGATATATCCAGGGTAATATTCTTCATGGTGTACCAATATCTGGa tgtTTAGGAGATCAACAATCAGCACTTGTAGGTCAATTATGTTTTCAAAAAGGACAAGCTAAAAGTACATATGGTACTGGgtgctttcttttatataatacaggCAGTGCT atcgTAGAGTCATCTCGGGGTTTATTAACCACAGTTGCATATCAATTTGGTCCAAATGCACCACCAACGTATGCTCTTGAAGGTTCTATAGCATTTGCTGGAGCTATTATTAACTGGTTAAGAGATAATCTTGGAATGTTATCATCCGCAGAAGAAAGTGAAGTTATAGCAGGAAAGATTTCTGTTGATAATCACATCACTTTTGTCCCTGCATTTTCAGGTTTATATGCGCCATATTGGAAAAAAGATGCCAGAAG tGTTATATGTGGACTCACAGAAAGATCAACAAAAGCTCATATTATAAAAGCAGCTTTGCAATCTGTATGTTTTCaagtaaaagatattttagaaaCCATGAAAAACGATGCAGGAATAACATTGTCCAAATTATTAGTAGATGGTGgcatgattaataataatttattaatgcaAATGCAAGCTGATATTGCTGGGATTCCAGTGA TTAGGCCAATAATAGCTGAAACAACTGCACTTGGAGCTGCAATTGTTGCAGGTAGTGCTGAAGGTATACGTAAATGGAATATAAAAGACTCATTTATACCTACTGACGTCTTTTTGCCTTCTATAACCGAGGATg AAAGTAACATCTTGTATTCACAATGGAAAAAAGGTATTAAAAGAAGTATAGGATGGAGTAGAGCCATTGAAACAGAtg ATGATGATTTTATGAAATACATGCATAAAATAACAGGACCtggtttatttataattagtaCAATGATTTTACTTGTGCTAGCAAAATATCGatctttcatataa
- the LOC127069425 gene encoding glycerol kinase-like isoform X2: protein MNKNDSMSRYGPLVGAIDEGTSSARFLVFAAETAEILTYHQIPIITFYPKEGWVEQDPMEILNAVKECLRQTVFNLQQLTIDPTDIVAIGVTNQRETTIVWNSVTGKPLYNAIVWMDMRTTSMVDEMLDRLKTKNKNYLKSLCGLPINHYFSALKLKWLLENIPEIQEALANEQCMFGTVDTWLIWNLTGGVNGGVHTTDVTNASRTMLMNIRTLKWDPRLLSFFEIPLCILPQIRSSSEIYGYIQGNILHGVPISGCLGDQQSALVGQLCFQKGQAKSTYGTGCFLLYNTGSAIVESSRGLLTTVAYQFGPNAPPTYALEGSIAFAGAIINWLRDNLGMLSSAEESEVIAGKISVDNHITFVPAFSGLYAPYWKKDARSVICGLTERSTKAHIIKAALQSVCFQVKDILETMKNDAGITLSKLLVDGGMINNNLLMQMQADIAGIPVKS from the exons atgaataaaaatgattccaTGAGTAGATATGGACCTCTCGTCGGTGCAATTGATGAAGGCACGAGTAGTGCTCGATTTttg GTATTTGCTGCAGAGACAGCTGAAATATTAACTTATCATCAAATTCCAATCATTACTTTTTATCCAAAGGAAGGATGGGTTGAACAAGATCCtatggaaatattaaatgCAGTTAAAGAATGTCTTCGTCAAACTGTATTTAATTTACAGCAATTGACTATAGATCCAACTGATATAGTTGCTATTGGGGTGACAAATCAAAGAGAAACAACAATCGTATGGAATTCTGTTACAGGAAAACCATTGTATAATGCAATtg tATGGATGGATATGAGAACTACATCTATGGTTGATGAAATGTTAGATAGattaaagacaaaaaataagaattatctGAAGTCTTTATGTGGTTTACCTATCAACCATTATTTTAGtgctttaaaattaaaatggtTACTGGAAAATATACCAGAAATACAAGAAGCATTAGCAAACGAACAATGTATGTTTGGGACAGTAGATACTTGGCTAATTTGG AATTTAACTGGAGGAGTAAATGGTGGTGTTCATACTACAGATGTTACAAATGCTTCAAGAACTATGCTTATGAATATTAGAACTTTAAAATGGGATCCaagactattgtcattttttgaAATACCATTATGTATTCTGCCACAAATTCGAAGTTCATCAGAAATTTATGGATATATCCAGGGTAATATTCTTCATGGTGTACCAATATCTGGa tgtTTAGGAGATCAACAATCAGCACTTGTAGGTCAATTATGTTTTCAAAAAGGACAAGCTAAAAGTACATATGGTACTGGgtgctttcttttatataatacaggCAGTGCT atcgTAGAGTCATCTCGGGGTTTATTAACCACAGTTGCATATCAATTTGGTCCAAATGCACCACCAACGTATGCTCTTGAAGGTTCTATAGCATTTGCTGGAGCTATTATTAACTGGTTAAGAGATAATCTTGGAATGTTATCATCCGCAGAAGAAAGTGAAGTTATAGCAGGAAAGATTTCTGTTGATAATCACATCACTTTTGTCCCTGCATTTTCAGGTTTATATGCGCCATATTGGAAAAAAGATGCCAGAAG tGTTATATGTGGACTCACAGAAAGATCAACAAAAGCTCATATTATAAAAGCAGCTTTGCAATCTGTATGTTTTCaagtaaaagatattttagaaaCCATGAAAAACGATGCAGGAATAACATTGTCCAAATTATTAGTAGATGGTGgcatgattaataataatttattaatgcaAATGCAAGCTGATATTGCTGGGATTCCAGTGA AAAGTTAG
- the LOC127069477 gene encoding 2-methoxy-6-polyprenyl-1,4-benzoquinol methylase, mitochondrial, which translates to MMTQKYLYFNTRICPILHKQLKNLYFHKYNYSKTKDVNIEDSERMTHFGFKEVKESEKAKEVHTVFENIANKYDKMNDIMSLGIHRLWKDIFIQELAPTHGTRLLDCAGGTGDISFRYINYLKNTKNINNIESYVTVCDINEYMLDVGKVRAERLGYTVKNNCNIEWKKEDAENLNFPDESFTAYTIAFGIRNVTHIDKVLSEAYRVLKPGGRFLCLEFTHLENDFLQWLYEQYSFQVIPVMGTLVTGKWEPYQYLAESIKKFPKQEEFKHMIDMSGFRNTSYKNLSCGIVAIHSGFKI; encoded by the exons atgatgACTCAAAagtatctttattttaatacgaGAATATGTCCAATACTacataaacaattaaaaaatttatattttcataaatacaaTTACTCTAAAACAAAAGATGTAAATATAGAAGATAGCGAAAGGATGACACATTTTGGTTTTAAAGAAGtcaaagaaagtgaaaaagctAAAGAAG tTCATACAGTGTTTGAAAATATTGCAAACAAATATGAcaaaatgaatgatataatgaGTTTAGGTATTCATCGGCTTTGGAAAGATATATTCATTCAAGAATTAGCACCTACTCATGGAACTCGTCTCTTAGATTGTGCTGGTGGTACAGGAGACATatcatttagatatataaattatttgaaaaataccaaaaatattaataatatagaaagcTATGTAACAGTTTGTgacataaatgaatatatgttAGATGTTGGTAAAGTAAGAGCAGAAAGATTAGGATATACAGTAAAAAATAACTGTAACAttgaatggaagaaagaagatgctGAAAATCTTAACTTTCCTGATGAATCATTTACAGCATATACAATAGCATTTGGTATAAGAAATGTTACTCATATTGATAAG GTGTTATCAGAAGCATATAGAGTACTTAAACCTGGAGGTCGATTTCTATGTTTAGAATTTACTCatcttgaaaatgattttttacaaTG GCTTTATGAACAATATTCTTTTCAAGTTATACCAGTGATGGGTACATTAGTCACTGGGAAATGGGAACCTTATCAATACCTTgcagaaagtataaaaaagtttcCAAAGCAAGAAGAATTTAAA CATATGATAGATATGAGTGGTTTCAGAAATActagttataaaaatttatcttgtgGTATAGTAGCAATACATTCAGGATTTAAAATCTAA
- the LOC127067003 gene encoding putative OPA3-like protein CG13603, with protein MVVGVFPALKLGVLFIKQISKPLAKIIVNQAKNHPIFRRYFIIPPAQIYHWAEVKGKMYMMNLGKPTKVAKLNENMAIELGASLMGEVIIFGLAGACVMFEYNRQVTKEAKKEEMRIAQIQQFKHDINLLQKNSMQLQSEIMSLQNIIATLSKHKGTKSALVEPQTLTETDKNIDQSQSKKCRKLRLKQIEVTIVLISKICLLLRVSYNFM; from the exons ATGGTAGTAGGTGTATTTCCTGCTCTTAAATTAGgtgtattatttatcaaacaaATAAGTAAACCTTTGGCTAAAATAATAGTTAATCAAGCTAAAAATCATCCTATATTCCGTAGATACTTTATTATTCCACCTGCTCAAA TTTATCATTGGGCAGAGGTAAAAGGTAAAATGTATATGATGAATCTTGGAAAACCAACAAAAGTAGCaaagttaaatgaaaatatggcAATAGAATTAGGAGCTAGTTTAATGGGAGAAGTTATTATTTTTGGTCTTGCTGGTGCATGTGTAATGTTTGAATACAATCGTCAAGTGActaaagaagcaaaaaaagaagaaatgcgTATTGCACAGATACAACAATTTAAACATGATATTAacttattacaaaaaaatagtaTGCAATTACAAAGTGAGATTATgtctttacaaaatattatagcAACATTGTCAAAACACAAAGGTACGAAGTCTGCACTAGTTGAACCACAGACATTAACAGAGACAGATAAAAACATTGATCAATCACAAA gCAAAAAATGTAGAAAGCTAAGACTAAAACAAATTGAGGTAACGATAGTCTTGATCAGTAAAATATGCTTATTGCTGCGGGTATCTTACAATTTTATGTAA
- the LOC127069485 gene encoding centrosomal protein CCDC61-like, with product MNESGSNLVTTYTFKGGKEYVVKMKVLAFKRCQRCLELTITDKFTAEDWRSSYDTAYIENLTHKTGNYKQFDVFVAMLQSGLLKTSESITLDLLTFEDLELLRSRKIDNSSISAISNKANNRRYLILTYTVEFDRIHYPLPLEYCGLPDPTILQATIRRLQAEIERLNATGMNKDLQKRIEKLSITNQRLLEENHKLSSGGKGIRRLASAISALENSVAKERASFRTQIQKLRAENAVLSLKIRQLTESTTRRSGDGSPAFKRRTPPPSSHSRRSINRRSRSRSPSIYSHFKASSLSPGSSVESFQTKNSSNRNIVKSRYICSKESKIDFGNLESRIYTLQKMLKEGINLS from the exons atgAACGAATCAGGATCTAATTTAGTGACCACATATACTTTTAAAGGAGGGAAAGAATATGtcgtaaaaatgaaagtattGGCTTTTAAACGATGTCAAAGATGTTTGGAATTGACGATAACCGATAAATTTACTGCTGAAGATTGGCGATCATCTTATGATACTGCAt atattgaaaatttgaCACATAAGACTGGAAATTATAAACAGTTTGACGTATTTGTCGCAATGCTGCAATCGGGACTATTAAAA acAAGCGAGTCTATCACATTGGATTTATTGACTTTTGAAGATCTAGAATTATTACGTTCTCGCAAAATTGATAATAGTTCTATTTCAGCTATAAGTAATAAGGCAAATAATCGACGGTATCTCATTTTAACATATACAGTAGAATTTGATCG AATCCATTATCCATTGCCCTTGGAATACTGTGGTTTGCCTGATCCAACAATATTGCAAGCAACAATAAGAAGATTGCAAGCTGAAATTGAAAGATTAAATGCTACTGGTATGAATAAAGATCTTCAGAAACGGATAGAGAAACTTTCAATCACAAATCAAAGATTACTTGAAGAAAATCATAAACTCTCTAGTGGag GAAAAGGCATAAGACGATTAGCAAGTGCGATAAGCGCGTTAGAAAATAGCGTTGCCAAAGAACGAGCATCGTTCCGAACACAAATTCAAAAACTTCGTGCTGAAAATGCCGTATTGTCATTAAAAATACGTCAGCTTACTGAGTCTACTACTAGAAGATCGGGTGATGGTAGTCCTGCATTTAAACGTCGGACTCCTCCACCTTCTTCGCATAGTCGTCGTTCAATtaatagaagaagtagaagtcgGTCTCCTTCTATTTATAGTCATTTTAAAGCATCTAGTTTGTCACCTG GAAGTTCAGTGGAGTCATTCCAAACTAAAAATTCTTCGAATCGGAATATTGTAAAATCACGTTACATTTGCTCTAAAGAATCAA AAATTGATTTTGGAAATTTGGAATCAAGGATTTACACACttcaaaaaatgttaaaagagGGAATTAATCTTAGttaa